DNA sequence from the Candidatus Obscuribacterales bacterium genome:
ACCGACACCTGAGCCTGTATCAACACCAGCCCCTGCGTCAACAACTCCTGTACCAACACCAGAGCCAGAAACAGAGCCAGAAACAGAGTCAGAATCACGTTCTAGCAGATATCCGGAGCGCAGCTGATAAGAATTACCCTCGCAGAAAATAGGTCATCATCGCGCCCTTACCCTTCACCTCGATCGCCCCTCGGGGTTCGAGGTGATACTTATCCTTAAGGCGTTCATAGACCGTCTCCGTCACCTGGATGTGTCCTGGTAGACCCAGAGACTCCATGCGGCTAGCGGTATTCACCGTATCGCCCCAGAGGTCATAGGCAAACTTCTTGATGCCAATTACCCCAGCGCCTACCGGGCCAGTGTTGATGCCGATGCGCATGGTGAGGGTGGGTTGAGCGGGGGATACCGTAAACTGGGCGATCGCTTTTTGCATGGCTAGGGCCATCTCCGCCACAGACTCGACGTGGTCGGGGCGGGGGGTGGGTAGGCCGCCTACTACCAAATAGGCATCTCCGATGGTCTTGATTTTTTCGAGATTATAGCGATCGGCGAGCTGGTCGAAGGTGGAAAAAATGCGGTTGAGTAATGCCACCAACTCAGGCGGCGCGAGCTGGGCGGAGAGTTCCGTAAAGTTGACCAAATCGGCAAACATCACCGTCACATCGGCAAAGTTATCGGCGATCACCTGTTCGCCTTGCTTGAGACGGGTGGCGATCGCCCCTGGCAGAATATTCAGCAACAGCGCTTCGGATTTTTCCTGCTCCGCCTTGAGTTTTTCCATCATGGCCCGTTCATGGTCAAGCATCCGCTTCTTTTCTAGGCTAGCGGTCACCCGGGCCTGCAGCAGAGTGGGGTTAAAGGGCTTAAACAAGTAGTCTTCTGCCCCTAGCTCAATGCAGCGCACCACGCTTTCGATGTCGTCTAGGGCGGAGACCATGATCACCGGGATGTGAGCCTGGGCTGGGTCTGCCTTGAGGCGTTCGAGCACCTCATAGCCCGTCATATTGGGCATCATGATGTCTAGCAAGACCAGGTCGAAGGCGTGGTGCTGCACTTGGTCGAGGGCTTGCTGCCCATGTTCTGCCATTACTGTATCGTGCCCTAATCGCGAAAGTCGTCGCGAGAGTAGATCACGGTTGGTTTCGTTATCGTCTACGACGAGGATCAGTCCACGAGTCCCGGTCATGGCGTTGGTGATGTTAAAAGAGCTTGTATTTTAGTAAGTAGGCGATTAAAATCAATCGGTTTTGTATCATAGTCATCGCAGCCTACCTCGATGCATTTTTGGCGATCGCCTGCCATGGCATGGGCCGTGAGGGCAATAATGGGGATGTGCTGGGTCTTGGGCATGGCTTTGAGTTGACGGGTTGCTTCCCAGCCATCGAGCACCGGTAAGCTCATATCCATCAAAATTAAGTGTGGTTGTTGGTCTTGGGCGATCGCCACTCCCTGTTCTCCATCGATGGCCATTAAAACCTCATGCCCTCGACGGGTGAGACGGCGAGACAGCATATCCCGATTCATTTCATTATCTTCGACTAAGAGGATGATGGGCATGACGTCTCTCCAAGATTACAGGGAAAACACTGAACTCCCTCTACCTATATTCTCCCTCATAGGTAGGGTGTGCCAGGCATTAACGTTAGATGCCCCTTCATGATCGCGATGTCTACGACCGGGTAGCTGCCCCTCCGTACATCTACTAGCATGATCTTCCCCCCAACCTTACTGCTGCATCTTTCATTCATCTGGTTCACCATCGGGATAGGCCTGGGCTTCACCGCTTGTCATCTTCCTTGGCTTGGACAACCCTTGGTAACCACATAGTAAATGTACTACCCTGCCCTAAACGACTAGTCACATGAATTCTTCCACCCATCATTTGACTAAAGCGTTGGGCGATCGCCAGCCCTAACCCCGTGCCGCCATATTTACGGGTGGTGCTGGCGTCAGCTTGGGTGAAGGCTTGGAAGAGGCGGTTGATTTGATCGTTTGACATGCCAATGCCAGTGTCCCGTACCTGAAACATGAGCCCATCAGAGGGGCGATCGCCTCCCAGTTCTTGGGGCGCAGGGGAAGACGTGACCACGAGCTCTACCCTACCCTGGGCGGTAAATTTTGCGGCATTGCTCAGCAGGTTAAATAAATTCTGGCGCACCTTGGTGAGATCTGCCGACATCATACCGATATCGGCGGGACAAGTCACAGTCAGTTGATTATTGTTTTTATCCAGCAGGGGTTGGATGGTGTTGGCGATGTCCTGCACCAGCAGAGCCACATCGAAGGGTTCTAGGTAGAGGGTCATCCGCCCGGCTTCGATTTTGGACAAATCCAAAATATCGTTGATCAAGGTGAGTAAATGCTGCCCAGCGGTTTGGATCTTTTGCAGGTCGGGGATGAAGGTGTCTTGCCCGAGGTCAACGGCATCTTCCTGCAGCATTTCGCTGTAGCCAATGATGGCATTCAGGGGCGTCCGCAGTTCGTGGCTCATGTTGGCCAAAAACTGGCTCTTGGCCCGGTTGGATTGCTCTGCGGTTTCCTTCGCCTGCTGCATGACCTCGGCCTGTTTGCGTTCAGTAATATCACGCAGAGTTAAAATCATGCCTTCAATGGCTGGATCGTTGAGAAGATTGTTCAACACGCCTTCCATGATCAGCCAAGTTTGGTCATGGTGCTGTACCCGTAGATCCCGAGGTGGCAGGGTACCCGGTTGGGCGATCGCCTCTTGAAAGTACTGATCCATCAAGGCGCGATCGTCGGGATGGATATAGGAGACCATCATCTGCTGCTGGAGATCGCCCGCGGAGTAGCCCAAAATAGCGAGGATGGATGGGCTGCTGTAGTGAATCTGCCCTGTTTGATCCAAGATCATGATCACATCCGACGCATTTTCAATGATGGAGCGGAAATAGGCTTCACTGCGCCGCAGGGCCTCCCGTGCATTTTTTAACCCCTTTTCTCGCTCAGAGACCTGCTGGATCATTGTTTGGAAGGTGCGGGCCAGTAAGCCTAGCTCATTGCGAGAACGGGCGATGGAGCTGAGCATGTCTGGATCAAAGGTGGCGTCTTGGACGGCGCTGGCGGCCAGGGTGAGCCGGGCTAGGGGAGCGGTGATTAACCGTGAGAGGATCATCGAGGCCAGGAGTCCCACCATCAAAATCAGCAGCATGACAATCACCAACTGGCTAGCCTCTCGGCGCAGGGCGACTTGGATGTGGTCGGTGGAGAGATAGAGAATCGTTGCTCCCGTGATGGTTTGGTTGGCATCTGTGATCGGTACAATCACTTTGAACAAGGATCCTTCCAGGTAGCTCATGGGATCGCCCTGGGCCAACACGCGCTGCACATTGGCAATATCGCCAGGATTGTTGAGGCTAGCCACGCCGGGCACTCCGGACTTGACGCTCCGCGCTAGATTATTGAGATCGGTATCGACAATCCGCACGGCAACAATGCTGTCGCTTTGAATCAGTTCACTGGTGAGTCGGGCCAGACCAATTCTCTGCCGCAACTCTAGCAATGCATAGGCTTCATAGCCTACTTGAACAATACGCGGTTGATCGAACCCGGCAACACCTACATATTTGAACAACCGATCATCCAGTTCGCGGTTGCGGGCACCTTGAATGACCACTTGGGCCTCGCCGGTGAGTAGGGGCCAGAAGGCACTGGCTTGGGGCTGCAGGGTCAGGCTGGGGCTGAAGGTAAAGTCAACGGTTTCATCGTTGCGCAGGTAGGCATAGCCGGTTTCATCGGTGATCCAAAATTCATTGAGGCTGGTTGTTTCAACAATTTGTCGGAGGTGTTGATTAATCTCAGGTTCGGTTAACCCCGCCGCCTCAGCGATCGCCACCAGATGACTAGCCAAGGTGGCCTGCACCACCATCTGCTGCCCCAAATCCACTTCAATTTGCTCCTGAACCTGGTTGCTAAAGCGGGTCATGCGGGCTAGGAACTGGGCGATGAGAATCCCATCGGACTCGGCCTGCAGGAGAATGGCCCGGCGGGCCCCCAGGGTCATAACGGCCGCTGTGGATAATACGCTAATCACCAATAGGGAGGTAATGCTCAGTAGAATTCGATTTCGCAAAGGCATAGTGAAGCATCCTGAACAAAAGGGCACCCATTCTCAGCCGATGGATAGGAGATAGATCGGGGTGAAGATGGGGAATATGAACTAGACGCAGGGAGAATGCTATGACGTTGAGGGTGATGGTAAATAGGTAAAGACTAGACGCTGCACTTCTTTGAGCAACTGGTCGCGGCTGTAGGCACCCTTTTGTAAGATGTTTTCCACACGACCGGTGAGGCGATCGCGTTCATCTAGGCTGAGATCCATGGCCGTCACCACCACCACCGGCAGCGATCGCCCGCGATCCTGTTGACGTAGCTGATCCATAAATTCAAATCCATCCATTTCTGGCATCATCAAGTCCAGCAGAATCAGATCCGGCTGCTGGGCCTGAATCGCCTCTAGCCCTAGGCGACCATTTTCCGCTGTGGTCACCTGCCAGCCTTCTTTTTGCAAAATGCGCTGGAACATCTGTCGTGTGGCTGGATCGTCTTCGACCACTAAGACACGATGGGGGCGATCGCCTAGGGTGTCGTCGGGACGATACTTCTGAAGCAGGAGATCTAGGCGTTTGTAGTCAATGGGCTTGGTGAGATAATCCGATGCACCTAGGGTAAAGCCACGATTTTGTTCATCCAAGATGGTCATCAAAATCACCGGCACATCCATCAAAATCGGATCGGCTTTGAGGATGGCGAGCACATCCCAGCCGTTCATGTGGGGCATGAGAACATCAAGGATGATCACATGGGGATGCAGGGCCCGAGCGAGGCGGATGCCCTCTGTGCCATCGGTGGTGACTTCGACCCGAAAGCCGCTTTGGCTCAGCGATCGCTGCATGAGGTCATGGACGGTTACGTCATCATCGATCACTAACACCGTGGGTTGCTTGGAGGAGGCTAGGGCCATGGGGATAGAAGTAGGGGCGTTAGGGGCGTTGACATCGGACGGCTCGGGGTCTAGGTGCGTCTGAACCACCACCTGAGTGGGCAGCCAGATGCTAAACACCGACCCTTGGCCGAGTTGGCTGGTGACGCGAATATCACCACCCATCATCTGGCAAAACCGTTGGCTAATGGCGAGGCCTAGACCTGTGCCGCCGTACTTGCGGGTGGTGGAAGCATCGGCTTGGGTAAACGCTTGGAAGACCCGCTGCAGTTGGGCCTCGGTCATGCCAATGCCTGTATCGCTAACCTGCAGGAGCAATCCATCGACAGATGTTCGCTCCACATCAGAGCGATCGCCTGGGTGGTCTGGATCGGGGTGGTCTAGGTCGACTGGACGGGGCGATCGCTTCACCGTCAGGGTAATCTGTCCTTTTTCGGTAAACTTAGCGGCGTTGCTCAGAAGGTTGAAGAGCATCTGTCGAACCTTGGTCAAGTCAGCACACATGCTACCGATCGCAGCGTCGCAGTTCACCACAAAGTGATTGTGGTTTTTTTCCACCAGGGGATGAATCGTCATTTCTACATCCTGCACCAAGTCCCAAATATCAAAGGGCTCTAG
Encoded proteins:
- a CDS encoding ATP-binding protein, encoding MPLRNRILLSITSLLVISVLSTAAVMTLGARRAILLQAESDGILIAQFLARMTRFSNQVQEQIEVDLGQQMVVQATLASHLVAIAEAAGLTEPEINQHLRQIVETTSLNEFWITDETGYAYLRNDETVDFTFSPSLTLQPQASAFWPLLTGEAQVVIQGARNRELDDRLFKYVGVAGFDQPRIVQVGYEAYALLELRQRIGLARLTSELIQSDSIVAVRIVDTDLNNLARSVKSGVPGVASLNNPGDIANVQRVLAQGDPMSYLEGSLFKVIVPITDANQTITGATILYLSTDHIQVALRREASQLVIVMLLILMVGLLASMILSRLITAPLARLTLAASAVQDATFDPDMLSSIARSRNELGLLARTFQTMIQQVSEREKGLKNAREALRRSEAYFRSIIENASDVIMILDQTGQIHYSSPSILAILGYSAGDLQQQMMVSYIHPDDRALMDQYFQEAIAQPGTLPPRDLRVQHHDQTWLIMEGVLNNLLNDPAIEGMILTLRDITERKQAEVMQQAKETAEQSNRAKSQFLANMSHELRTPLNAIIGYSEMLQEDAVDLGQDTFIPDLQKIQTAGQHLLTLINDILDLSKIEAGRMTLYLEPFDVALLVQDIANTIQPLLDKNNNQLTVTCPADIGMMSADLTKVRQNLFNLLSNAAKFTAQGRVELVVTSSPAPQELGGDRPSDGLMFQVRDTGIGMSNDQINRLFQAFTQADASTTRKYGGTGLGLAIAQRFSQMMGGRIHVTSRLGQGSTFTMWLPRVVQAKEDDKR
- a CDS encoding adenylate/guanylate cyclase domain-containing protein, with the translated sequence MTGTRGLILVVDDNETNRDLLSRRLSRLGHDTVMAEHGQQALDQVQHHAFDLVLLDIMMPNMTGYEVLERLKADPAQAHIPVIMVSALDDIESVVRCIELGAEDYLFKPFNPTLLQARVTASLEKKRMLDHERAMMEKLKAEQEKSEALLLNILPGAIATRLKQGEQVIADNFADVTVMFADLVNFTELSAQLAPPELVALLNRIFSTFDQLADRYNLEKIKTIGDAYLVVGGLPTPRPDHVESVAEMALAMQKAIAQFTVSPAQPTLTMRIGINTGPVGAGVIGIKKFAYDLWGDTVNTASRMESLGLPGHIQVTETVYERLKDKYHLEPRGAIEVKGKGAMMTYFLRG
- a CDS encoding response regulator, with the translated sequence MPIILLVEDNEMNRDMLSRRLTRRGHEVLMAIDGEQGVAIAQDQQPHLILMDMSLPVLDGWEATRQLKAMPKTQHIPIIALTAHAMAGDRQKCIEVGCDDYDTKPIDFNRLLTKIQALLTSPTP